In one Limosilactobacillus oris genomic region, the following are encoded:
- a CDS encoding thiolase family protein, with protein MEEVYIVAAQRTPIGKFGGALAPLTAAQLGAAAIKGALAASGLAAEKVDQVLMGNVIQAGGGQNPARQAAIAAGLPQSVPAITINDVCASGMSSINLGASLIQSGQAQVIVAGGMESMSNAPYLLQRARQGYRFGDGQLVDALQRDGLNDAWGGYPMGMTAENVNDRYQVSREEQDQFALTSHQRAVAAQRQHAFDDEIVPVMVQRRKQTVVVDQDESPRPDTSLSVLSKLKPVFKPNGSVTAGNSSGLNDGGAAVILASREAVEKYQLRPLAQWRASSLVGLDPQLMGLGPYYAVSKLFQTTELTEKDVDIFELNEAFASQTLVSQRLLKLPAAKVNPYGGAIALGHPLGCSGARIIVTLVHQLWSLNQRVGVASLCVGGGMGAATLITR; from the coding sequence ATGGAAGAAGTATACATTGTGGCAGCGCAGCGGACACCGATCGGCAAGTTTGGCGGGGCCCTCGCACCACTAACGGCAGCTCAGCTCGGGGCGGCGGCAATCAAGGGTGCCCTGGCGGCCAGCGGGCTGGCAGCAGAGAAGGTCGACCAGGTCCTGATGGGGAACGTCATCCAGGCTGGCGGTGGTCAAAACCCGGCTCGCCAAGCAGCCATTGCGGCGGGACTCCCCCAATCAGTTCCGGCCATCACGATCAACGATGTGTGTGCTTCGGGGATGTCCAGTATCAACCTGGGCGCTAGTCTGATTCAATCCGGCCAGGCTCAAGTAATTGTCGCCGGGGGGATGGAAAGCATGTCCAATGCGCCCTACCTCCTGCAACGGGCACGGCAGGGTTACCGTTTCGGTGACGGCCAGCTGGTCGACGCCCTCCAGCGTGACGGCTTGAATGACGCTTGGGGCGGCTACCCAATGGGGATGACCGCTGAAAACGTCAATGACCGCTACCAGGTTAGCCGGGAAGAGCAGGACCAGTTTGCCCTGACCAGCCACCAGCGGGCGGTCGCGGCGCAACGCCAGCACGCCTTCGATGATGAGATTGTCCCGGTGATGGTGCAACGCCGCAAGCAAACCGTGGTAGTGGACCAAGACGAGTCCCCACGGCCTGACACTTCACTATCCGTGTTAAGCAAACTCAAGCCAGTCTTCAAGCCGAATGGGTCGGTGACGGCGGGGAACTCCTCCGGCTTAAATGACGGCGGGGCGGCCGTAATCCTGGCATCCCGGGAAGCGGTGGAAAAGTACCAGCTCCGGCCGCTAGCTCAATGGCGGGCGTCGTCCTTGGTCGGCTTAGACCCGCAGTTGATGGGGCTGGGACCTTACTATGCCGTCAGCAAACTCTTCCAGACAACCGAGCTGACGGAAAAAGACGTCGATATCTTTGAACTGAACGAGGCCTTTGCCAGCCAGACGCTTGTCAGCCAGCGCCTGCTTAAATTGCCGGCGGCCAAGGTCAACCCGTATGGCGGTGCGATTGCCCTGGGGCACCCCCTTGGTTGCTCCGGTGCCCGGATTATTGTCACCCTGGTTCACCAATTGTGGAGCCTTAACCAGCGGGTCGGGGTAGCCAGCCTCTGCGTCGGTGGCGGAATGGGCGCTGCCACTTTGATTACAAGATAA